One segment of Arthrobacter sp. MMS18-M83 DNA contains the following:
- a CDS encoding peptide deformylase gives MDFETRPLSAGPDTTFTASQIRAAVQDLLGLDGLPPIVQVGHPVLRQLAAPYDGQLEDTELAQLIERMRDVMHGAPGVGLAAPQLGIPLQLAVLEDHFDVDPIASEIRERTPLGFLAILNPRYEPEGRSTASFYEGCLSMRGFQAVVTRHRDVRLHYQRPDGSSASEGFSGWQARIVQHETDHLHGGLYLDRAELRSLADDQQYGAHWAYPGIDEARRGLGFLNS, from the coding sequence ATGGACTTTGAGACTCGGCCCCTGTCGGCCGGCCCGGACACAACGTTCACAGCCTCCCAGATCCGCGCCGCGGTTCAGGATCTACTCGGGCTCGACGGGCTCCCACCCATCGTCCAGGTCGGCCACCCCGTGCTCCGGCAACTCGCCGCACCTTATGATGGCCAGCTCGAGGACACCGAGCTGGCGCAACTGATCGAGCGGATGCGGGATGTCATGCACGGCGCCCCCGGCGTTGGCCTCGCAGCACCCCAGCTCGGCATTCCCTTGCAGTTGGCCGTGCTTGAGGACCATTTCGACGTTGACCCCATCGCTTCAGAAATCCGTGAGAGGACGCCGCTGGGCTTCCTCGCGATCCTGAATCCCAGGTACGAGCCCGAAGGGAGGTCTACGGCGTCGTTCTATGAAGGCTGCCTGTCGATGCGTGGATTCCAAGCCGTGGTGACGCGGCACCGGGATGTTCGCCTTCACTACCAACGTCCTGACGGAAGTTCAGCCTCGGAAGGATTCTCAGGTTGGCAGGCACGGATAGTCCAACACGAGACCGACCACCTGCACGGCGGACTCTATTTGGACAGGGCCGAGCTGCGGTCTCTTGCCGACGATCAGCAATACGGCGCCCACTGGGCATACCCCGGAATCGACGAGGCACGCCGCGGGTTGGGCTTCCTTAATTCTTAG